In Paralichthys olivaceus isolate ysfri-2021 chromosome 13, ASM2471397v2, whole genome shotgun sequence, the following are encoded in one genomic region:
- the arhgef1 gene encoding rho guanine nucleotide exchange factor 1 isoform X13 — protein MLLKRKRPTIVSDEEKCQSIFSAVAFYMKHLGVKTRAVDSKKSRGGFFRRQLVKNKKDESTKGKPRGGFPGIPSWIAGNTEVKPKMEAEAEKDKANQERKGPAPGRGSVTEPAVLSLPSRKSGSSGNTASVPGIEVCDGSGNNVSITNTPESSHSDGPSSNRLEPLTGMCPPTGSELSPIGLGSALTIGEPVSPCDTPTEENVEKDSRKVTRSESARVDRHSSRRRGSSRAKQSRSRSDVDLQPPFSTTTPTSFSPQHLHPLEGPLLVPEGPGHSPTSPSPQLEEIEPRLLEFEHDPPNWRDLASSEGLSSLSKKETKRQEVINELFATEHAHVRMLSVLQMVFSKPLEKEEILTSTELAAIFPNLDEIIDMHYNFYENLKKLRLDDNFIVKSISTTVLNRFGGTEGEWFQKLTARFCSHQSWALDQIKSRQKKEARFNSFIQDAESKPQCRRLQLKDIIPIEMQRLTKYPLLLENIAKNTEDLMEKERIQQSAECCRKILNHVNEEVKVMENLLTLKDYQRRLDTSGLKPSNELYTEYKNIDLTQKKMLYEGPLTWKVTKEKGIDVQCVLLGDLLVLLQRQDDKMVLKCQSKSNIAVQEGKQMLSPIIKLDSVFLREVATDRKAFYVIFTWDSGAQIYELVAQSVGERRTWTEVIKSTVDDLKKPMRLNQPPGGSPSALTAPLSPTENGGLKSSSDRDKDSLTDDKSSDPRHRLIDFLSQGFDVIGHSNSDQERVANSALDEVMSLKRLLVGSISLSEDSQSDEENGEEPSPSPEVDSCQSTEENQTTERGAEENGENHEKENAETKGEDERSISAPLVLSQERMEEVCRRLHSLEEHIKRLQTVEEEHHRLQEALSKFSLEGGNF, from the exons ATGCTACTTAAGAGGAAGAG aCCAACAATCGTCTCGGACGAGGAAAAATG CCAATCCATCTTCTCAGCGGTCGCCTTCTACATGAAGCACCTCGGGGTTAAAACCAGAGCCGTCGACAGTAAGAAGTCCAGAGGAGGCTTCTTCAGGAGACAGCTGGTAAAG AATAAGAAGGATGAGTCCACAAAGGGCAAGCCGAGGGGGGGGTTTCCTGGCATCCCCAGCTGGATTGCAGGCAACA CTGAGGTCAAACCTAAAATGGAGGCTGAAG cGGAAAAGGATAAAGCGAATCAGGAGCGCAAGGGTCCAGCTCCTGGCAGAGGCTCCGTGACTGAACCTGCAGTCCTTTCCCTCCCCAGCAGGAAGTCGGGTTCTAGTGGAAACACTGCGTCTGTACCTGGGATCGAAGTCTGTGACGGCTCAGGCAACAACGTTAGCATCACCAACACCCCAGAGTCTTCACACAGTGATG GCCCCTCAAGCAATCGCTTAGAGCCTCTTACTGGGATGTGTCCCCCTACGGGGTCGGAGCTGTCCCCCATCGGACTCGGGAGTGCGTTGACAATTGGGGAGCCTGTCTCCCCCTGCGACACTCCCACAGAGGAGAATGTGGAGAAAGACAG TAGGAAAGTGACTCGTAGCGAAAGTGCTCGTGTGGACCGGCACTCATCTCGTCGCCGTGGCTCTTCCCGGGCCAAACAGTCCCGTTCCCGTAGTGATGTGGACCTCCAGCCGCCCTTCTCCACAACAACACCTACTTCGTTCTCTCCCCAGCACCTCCATCC TTTGGAGGGACCACTTTTAGTTCCTGAAGGCCCCGGCCACTCCCCGACCAGCCCCTCCCCGCAGCTCGAGGAGATAGAGCCGCGCCTCCTGGAATTTGAGCATGACCCACCCAACTGGAGGGACCTGGCTTCCTCCGAAGGTCTGTCCAGCCTCAGTAAGAAGGAGACCAAGAGGCAGGAGGTCATCAACg AGTTGTTTGCGACGGAGCACGCCCATGTGCGAATGCTAAGCGTTCTTCAGATGGTTTTCTCGAAGCctctggagaaagaggagatcCTGACCTCCACTGAGCTGGCTGCCATCTTCCCCAACTTGGACGAGATCATTGATATGCACT ATAACTTCTATGAGAACCTGAAAAAACTGCGTTTGGACGACAACTTCATAGTCAAATCCATCAGCACCACAGTGCTCAACAGG TTTGGTGGTACAGAAGGGGAGTGGTTCCAGAAATTGACAGCTCGGTTCTGCAGTCACCAGTCGTGGGCCTTGGACCAGATTAAGAGCAGGCAGAAAAAAGAGGCGCGCTTCAACTCCTTCatacag GATGCAGAGAGTAAGCCTCAGTGCCGCAGGCTGCAACTCAAGGACATCATTCCTATAGAGATGCAGCGACTGACCAAGTACCCATTACTGCTCGAGAATATTGCCAAgaacacag AGGACCtgatggagaaggagaggatCCAGCAGAGCGCAGAGTGCTGCAGAAAGATCCTCAACCATGTCAATGAGGAGGTCAAAGTGATGGAGAACCTATTG ACTCTGAAGGACTATCAGCGCAGATTGGATACGTCAGGGCTCAAACCAAGTAACGAGCTTTACACAGAATATAAG AACATTGACCTGACTCAGAAGAAGATGCTTTATGAGGGTCCTCTGACCTGGAAAGTCACAAAAGAGAAAGGAATTg atgtgcagtgtgtgctgcTCGGCGACCTGCTGGTGCTCCTCCAGAGGCAGGACGACAAGATGGTCCTCAAATGCCAGAGCAAGAGCAACATCGCTGTGCAGGAGGGCAAGCAGATGCTGAGCCCCATCATCAAGCTCGACTCAGTCTTTCTCCGTGAGGTGGCCACAG ATCGAAAGGCCTTCTATGTGATATTTACCTGGGACAGCGGTGCTCAGATCTACGAACTGGTGGCTCAGTCTGTCGGAGAGAGGAGAAC ctggACTGAAGTGATAAAGTCAACAGTGGATGATCTGAAAAAGCCCATGAGGTTGAATCAGCCTCCTGGAGGATCTCCTTCCGC GCTGACTGCCCCTCTGAGCCCGACGGAGAATGGAGGTTTGAAAAGCAGCAGTG ATCGAGATAAGGACAGCCTGACGGATGACAAGTCCTCAGACCCCAGGCACAGGCTGATTGATTTCCTGTCACAAGGCTTTGACGTGATAGGCCACTCCAACAGCGACCAGGAGAGGGTTGCCAACAGTGCTTTGGATGAAG TCATGTCGCTGAAAAGGCTACTGGTCGGCAGCATCAGTCTGTCAGAGGACTCGCAGTCTGATGAAGAAAATGGAGAGGAGCCTTCACCCAGTCCAGAAGTGGATAGCTGTCAATCAACAG AAGAAAACCagacaacagagagaggagcagaagagaacGGTGAGaatcatgaaaaagaaaatgcggAGACGAAAGGAGAGGACGAGAGGAGCATAAGCGCGCCGCTGGTGTTGTcccaggagaggatggaggaagtGTGCAGGAGGCTCCACAGTCTGGAGGAACATATAAAGAGATTACAG ACTGTAGAGGAGGAGCACCACCGCTTGCAGGAGGCTCTTTCCAAGTTCTCACTGGAGGGAGGTAACTTCTAG
- the arhgef1 gene encoding rho guanine nucleotide exchange factor 1 isoform X14, whose product MLLKRKRPTIVSDEEKCQSIFSAVAFYMKHLGVKTRAVDSKKSRGGFFRRQLVKNKKDESTKGKPRGGFPGIPSWIAGNTEKDKANQERKGPAPGRGSVTEPAVLSLPSRKSGSSGNTASVPGIEVCDGSGNNVSITNTPESSHSDGPSSNRLEPLTGMCPPTGSELSPIGLGSALTIGEPVSPCDTPTEENVEKDRRKTSRKVTRSESARVDRHSSRRRGSSRAKQSRSRSDVDLQPPFSTTTPTSFSPQHLHPLEGPLLVPEGPGHSPTSPSPQLEEIEPRLLEFEHDPPNWRDLASSEGLSSLSKKETKRQEVINELFATEHAHVRMLSVLQMVFSKPLEKEEILTSTELAAIFPNLDEIIDMHYNFYENLKKLRLDDNFIVKSISTTVLNRFGGTEGEWFQKLTARFCSHQSWALDQIKSRQKKEARFNSFIQDAESKPQCRRLQLKDIIPIEMQRLTKYPLLLENIAKNTEDLMEKERIQQSAECCRKILNHVNEEVKVMENLLTLKDYQRRLDTSGLKPSNELYTEYKNIDLTQKKMLYEGPLTWKVTKEKGIDVQCVLLGDLLVLLQRQDDKMVLKCQSKSNIAVQEGKQMLSPIIKLDSVFLREVATDRKAFYVIFTWDSGAQIYELVAQSVGERRTWTEVIKSTVDDLKKPMRLNQPPGGSPSALTAPLSPTENGGLKSSSDRDKDSLTDDKSSDPRHRLIDFLSQGFDVIGHSNSDQERVANSALDEVMSLKRLLVGSISLSEDSQSDEENGEEPSPSPEVDSCQSTEENQTTERGAEENGENHEKENAETKGEDERSISAPLVLSQERMEEVCRRLHSLEEHIKRLQTVEEEHHRLQEALSKFSLEGGNF is encoded by the exons ATGCTACTTAAGAGGAAGAG aCCAACAATCGTCTCGGACGAGGAAAAATG CCAATCCATCTTCTCAGCGGTCGCCTTCTACATGAAGCACCTCGGGGTTAAAACCAGAGCCGTCGACAGTAAGAAGTCCAGAGGAGGCTTCTTCAGGAGACAGCTGGTAAAG AATAAGAAGGATGAGTCCACAAAGGGCAAGCCGAGGGGGGGGTTTCCTGGCATCCCCAGCTGGATTGCAGGCAACA cGGAAAAGGATAAAGCGAATCAGGAGCGCAAGGGTCCAGCTCCTGGCAGAGGCTCCGTGACTGAACCTGCAGTCCTTTCCCTCCCCAGCAGGAAGTCGGGTTCTAGTGGAAACACTGCGTCTGTACCTGGGATCGAAGTCTGTGACGGCTCAGGCAACAACGTTAGCATCACCAACACCCCAGAGTCTTCACACAGTGATG GCCCCTCAAGCAATCGCTTAGAGCCTCTTACTGGGATGTGTCCCCCTACGGGGTCGGAGCTGTCCCCCATCGGACTCGGGAGTGCGTTGACAATTGGGGAGCCTGTCTCCCCCTGCGACACTCCCACAGAGGAGAATGTGGAGAAAGACAG ACGGAAGACAAG TAGGAAAGTGACTCGTAGCGAAAGTGCTCGTGTGGACCGGCACTCATCTCGTCGCCGTGGCTCTTCCCGGGCCAAACAGTCCCGTTCCCGTAGTGATGTGGACCTCCAGCCGCCCTTCTCCACAACAACACCTACTTCGTTCTCTCCCCAGCACCTCCATCC TTTGGAGGGACCACTTTTAGTTCCTGAAGGCCCCGGCCACTCCCCGACCAGCCCCTCCCCGCAGCTCGAGGAGATAGAGCCGCGCCTCCTGGAATTTGAGCATGACCCACCCAACTGGAGGGACCTGGCTTCCTCCGAAGGTCTGTCCAGCCTCAGTAAGAAGGAGACCAAGAGGCAGGAGGTCATCAACg AGTTGTTTGCGACGGAGCACGCCCATGTGCGAATGCTAAGCGTTCTTCAGATGGTTTTCTCGAAGCctctggagaaagaggagatcCTGACCTCCACTGAGCTGGCTGCCATCTTCCCCAACTTGGACGAGATCATTGATATGCACT ATAACTTCTATGAGAACCTGAAAAAACTGCGTTTGGACGACAACTTCATAGTCAAATCCATCAGCACCACAGTGCTCAACAGG TTTGGTGGTACAGAAGGGGAGTGGTTCCAGAAATTGACAGCTCGGTTCTGCAGTCACCAGTCGTGGGCCTTGGACCAGATTAAGAGCAGGCAGAAAAAAGAGGCGCGCTTCAACTCCTTCatacag GATGCAGAGAGTAAGCCTCAGTGCCGCAGGCTGCAACTCAAGGACATCATTCCTATAGAGATGCAGCGACTGACCAAGTACCCATTACTGCTCGAGAATATTGCCAAgaacacag AGGACCtgatggagaaggagaggatCCAGCAGAGCGCAGAGTGCTGCAGAAAGATCCTCAACCATGTCAATGAGGAGGTCAAAGTGATGGAGAACCTATTG ACTCTGAAGGACTATCAGCGCAGATTGGATACGTCAGGGCTCAAACCAAGTAACGAGCTTTACACAGAATATAAG AACATTGACCTGACTCAGAAGAAGATGCTTTATGAGGGTCCTCTGACCTGGAAAGTCACAAAAGAGAAAGGAATTg atgtgcagtgtgtgctgcTCGGCGACCTGCTGGTGCTCCTCCAGAGGCAGGACGACAAGATGGTCCTCAAATGCCAGAGCAAGAGCAACATCGCTGTGCAGGAGGGCAAGCAGATGCTGAGCCCCATCATCAAGCTCGACTCAGTCTTTCTCCGTGAGGTGGCCACAG ATCGAAAGGCCTTCTATGTGATATTTACCTGGGACAGCGGTGCTCAGATCTACGAACTGGTGGCTCAGTCTGTCGGAGAGAGGAGAAC ctggACTGAAGTGATAAAGTCAACAGTGGATGATCTGAAAAAGCCCATGAGGTTGAATCAGCCTCCTGGAGGATCTCCTTCCGC GCTGACTGCCCCTCTGAGCCCGACGGAGAATGGAGGTTTGAAAAGCAGCAGTG ATCGAGATAAGGACAGCCTGACGGATGACAAGTCCTCAGACCCCAGGCACAGGCTGATTGATTTCCTGTCACAAGGCTTTGACGTGATAGGCCACTCCAACAGCGACCAGGAGAGGGTTGCCAACAGTGCTTTGGATGAAG TCATGTCGCTGAAAAGGCTACTGGTCGGCAGCATCAGTCTGTCAGAGGACTCGCAGTCTGATGAAGAAAATGGAGAGGAGCCTTCACCCAGTCCAGAAGTGGATAGCTGTCAATCAACAG AAGAAAACCagacaacagagagaggagcagaagagaacGGTGAGaatcatgaaaaagaaaatgcggAGACGAAAGGAGAGGACGAGAGGAGCATAAGCGCGCCGCTGGTGTTGTcccaggagaggatggaggaagtGTGCAGGAGGCTCCACAGTCTGGAGGAACATATAAAGAGATTACAG ACTGTAGAGGAGGAGCACCACCGCTTGCAGGAGGCTCTTTCCAAGTTCTCACTGGAGGGAGGTAACTTCTAG
- the arhgef1 gene encoding rho guanine nucleotide exchange factor 1 isoform X12, with amino-acid sequence MLLKRKRPTIVSDEEKCQSIFSAVAFYMKHLGVKTRAVDSKKSRGGFFRRQLVKNKKDESTKGKPRGGFPGIPSWIAGNTEVKPKMEAEAEKDKANQERKGPAPGRGSVTEPAVLSLPSRKSGSSGNTASVPGIEVCDGSGNNVSITNTPESSHSDGPSSNRLEPLTGMCPPTGSELSPIGLGSALTIGEPVSPCDTPTEENVEKDRRKTSRKVTRSESARVDRHSSRRRGSSRAKQSRSRSDVDLQPPFSTTTPTSFSPQHLHPLEGPLLVPEGPGHSPTSPSPQLEEIEPRLLEFEHDPPNWRDLASSEGLSSLSKKETKRQEVINELFATEHAHVRMLSVLQMVFSKPLEKEEILTSTELAAIFPNLDEIIDMHYNFYENLKKLRLDDNFIVKSISTTVLNRFGGTEGEWFQKLTARFCSHQSWALDQIKSRQKKEARFNSFIQDAESKPQCRRLQLKDIIPIEMQRLTKYPLLLENIAKNTEDLMEKERIQQSAECCRKILNHVNEEVKVMENLLTLKDYQRRLDTSGLKPSNELYTEYKNIDLTQKKMLYEGPLTWKVTKEKGIDVQCVLLGDLLVLLQRQDDKMVLKCQSKSNIAVQEGKQMLSPIIKLDSVFLREVATDRKAFYVIFTWDSGAQIYELVAQSVGERRTWTEVIKSTVDDLKKPMRLNQPPGGSPSALTAPLSPTENGGLKSSSDRDKDSLTDDKSSDPRHRLIDFLSQGFDVIGHSNSDQERVANSALDEVMSLKRLLVGSISLSEDSQSDEENGEEPSPSPEVDSCQSTEENQTTERGAEENGENHEKENAETKGEDERSISAPLVLSQERMEEVCRRLHSLEEHIKRLQTVEEEHHRLQEALSKFSLEGGNF; translated from the exons ATGCTACTTAAGAGGAAGAG aCCAACAATCGTCTCGGACGAGGAAAAATG CCAATCCATCTTCTCAGCGGTCGCCTTCTACATGAAGCACCTCGGGGTTAAAACCAGAGCCGTCGACAGTAAGAAGTCCAGAGGAGGCTTCTTCAGGAGACAGCTGGTAAAG AATAAGAAGGATGAGTCCACAAAGGGCAAGCCGAGGGGGGGGTTTCCTGGCATCCCCAGCTGGATTGCAGGCAACA CTGAGGTCAAACCTAAAATGGAGGCTGAAG cGGAAAAGGATAAAGCGAATCAGGAGCGCAAGGGTCCAGCTCCTGGCAGAGGCTCCGTGACTGAACCTGCAGTCCTTTCCCTCCCCAGCAGGAAGTCGGGTTCTAGTGGAAACACTGCGTCTGTACCTGGGATCGAAGTCTGTGACGGCTCAGGCAACAACGTTAGCATCACCAACACCCCAGAGTCTTCACACAGTGATG GCCCCTCAAGCAATCGCTTAGAGCCTCTTACTGGGATGTGTCCCCCTACGGGGTCGGAGCTGTCCCCCATCGGACTCGGGAGTGCGTTGACAATTGGGGAGCCTGTCTCCCCCTGCGACACTCCCACAGAGGAGAATGTGGAGAAAGACAG ACGGAAGACAAG TAGGAAAGTGACTCGTAGCGAAAGTGCTCGTGTGGACCGGCACTCATCTCGTCGCCGTGGCTCTTCCCGGGCCAAACAGTCCCGTTCCCGTAGTGATGTGGACCTCCAGCCGCCCTTCTCCACAACAACACCTACTTCGTTCTCTCCCCAGCACCTCCATCC TTTGGAGGGACCACTTTTAGTTCCTGAAGGCCCCGGCCACTCCCCGACCAGCCCCTCCCCGCAGCTCGAGGAGATAGAGCCGCGCCTCCTGGAATTTGAGCATGACCCACCCAACTGGAGGGACCTGGCTTCCTCCGAAGGTCTGTCCAGCCTCAGTAAGAAGGAGACCAAGAGGCAGGAGGTCATCAACg AGTTGTTTGCGACGGAGCACGCCCATGTGCGAATGCTAAGCGTTCTTCAGATGGTTTTCTCGAAGCctctggagaaagaggagatcCTGACCTCCACTGAGCTGGCTGCCATCTTCCCCAACTTGGACGAGATCATTGATATGCACT ATAACTTCTATGAGAACCTGAAAAAACTGCGTTTGGACGACAACTTCATAGTCAAATCCATCAGCACCACAGTGCTCAACAGG TTTGGTGGTACAGAAGGGGAGTGGTTCCAGAAATTGACAGCTCGGTTCTGCAGTCACCAGTCGTGGGCCTTGGACCAGATTAAGAGCAGGCAGAAAAAAGAGGCGCGCTTCAACTCCTTCatacag GATGCAGAGAGTAAGCCTCAGTGCCGCAGGCTGCAACTCAAGGACATCATTCCTATAGAGATGCAGCGACTGACCAAGTACCCATTACTGCTCGAGAATATTGCCAAgaacacag AGGACCtgatggagaaggagaggatCCAGCAGAGCGCAGAGTGCTGCAGAAAGATCCTCAACCATGTCAATGAGGAGGTCAAAGTGATGGAGAACCTATTG ACTCTGAAGGACTATCAGCGCAGATTGGATACGTCAGGGCTCAAACCAAGTAACGAGCTTTACACAGAATATAAG AACATTGACCTGACTCAGAAGAAGATGCTTTATGAGGGTCCTCTGACCTGGAAAGTCACAAAAGAGAAAGGAATTg atgtgcagtgtgtgctgcTCGGCGACCTGCTGGTGCTCCTCCAGAGGCAGGACGACAAGATGGTCCTCAAATGCCAGAGCAAGAGCAACATCGCTGTGCAGGAGGGCAAGCAGATGCTGAGCCCCATCATCAAGCTCGACTCAGTCTTTCTCCGTGAGGTGGCCACAG ATCGAAAGGCCTTCTATGTGATATTTACCTGGGACAGCGGTGCTCAGATCTACGAACTGGTGGCTCAGTCTGTCGGAGAGAGGAGAAC ctggACTGAAGTGATAAAGTCAACAGTGGATGATCTGAAAAAGCCCATGAGGTTGAATCAGCCTCCTGGAGGATCTCCTTCCGC GCTGACTGCCCCTCTGAGCCCGACGGAGAATGGAGGTTTGAAAAGCAGCAGTG ATCGAGATAAGGACAGCCTGACGGATGACAAGTCCTCAGACCCCAGGCACAGGCTGATTGATTTCCTGTCACAAGGCTTTGACGTGATAGGCCACTCCAACAGCGACCAGGAGAGGGTTGCCAACAGTGCTTTGGATGAAG TCATGTCGCTGAAAAGGCTACTGGTCGGCAGCATCAGTCTGTCAGAGGACTCGCAGTCTGATGAAGAAAATGGAGAGGAGCCTTCACCCAGTCCAGAAGTGGATAGCTGTCAATCAACAG AAGAAAACCagacaacagagagaggagcagaagagaacGGTGAGaatcatgaaaaagaaaatgcggAGACGAAAGGAGAGGACGAGAGGAGCATAAGCGCGCCGCTGGTGTTGTcccaggagaggatggaggaagtGTGCAGGAGGCTCCACAGTCTGGAGGAACATATAAAGAGATTACAG ACTGTAGAGGAGGAGCACCACCGCTTGCAGGAGGCTCTTTCCAAGTTCTCACTGGAGGGAGGTAACTTCTAG